GAAATAAAACTAGAATGTGTTTTTTAAGTGGTATCATATTTTTATCTTGGAAAATGAAGTTATGTGAGTTTCAAGATAACTTTTATGACTGTGGATTGAACTTGTTTCAGTTCTGGAATGACTTGCCACCGCAAGCACGGCGGGAGCTTCTAAAATTGGATAAGCAAACCCTCATTGAACAAGCTCGCAAGAATTTCTACTGTTCAAGGTGCAATGGGTTGCTTCTGGAAAATTTCAAGTCGCTGCAGCAAGAAGTTTCAGATATTGATTGTCTGAGCTCAAGTGGTGAATCAAAGATTAGGCAGCAAAATGGATCTCAGGATCCATCTGTTCACCCTTGGGGAGGTCTTGCAACAACAAAGGATGGCATCCTTACGCTTATTGACTGCTTTATGAAAGCTAACTCGCTACGGGTGCTCCAGAATGTAAGTGTAAACAATTGTGGCATAACTTGTGGTTCATATTTTATTTTGTTCTCTGCATCGGTGAACTAAGATTGATAACTACTTTGATATGTTCGTATACTGAATTAGTGATCCTTTATTTGTCTGAACTAATCGCTCTTTGCTATATCTGAAGCAATCTCAAATCATGCATGTGGCTGTGGGTTTTACTCACAATATTTAATTCTAGATTAGAAATATTTGATCACTCTATTTCCTAATGCACCCGTCATTGGTTTAATCAGGTATTTGACAATGCACGACTAAGAGAAAGGGAACGAGAAATGCTTTATCCTGATGCATGTGGTGGGGGTGGCAGAGGATGGATTAGCCAAGGGATGGCTAGCTATAGCAGGGGGTATGGAACAAGAGAAACATGTGCTCTGCATACAGCCCACCTTTCATGCAATACACTGGTGAATTTCTGGTCAGCATTATGCGACGAAACTAGATCTTCTCTTCTGCGGATGAAGGAGGATGATTTCATTGAAAGACTTATGTTTAGGTGAGCAACTGAGCATAATGGAGAGACTTTTCGTTTCGTGTTCAAGTTAAGAGACATAAAACACTACTTGAACTAGGCATTCAACTTACGGACAAAATAACTGAAACCGAACTCTGCTTATATCCACCACGTGTAAGATGCACTAGAGAACAATCTTAGCAAGTATTTGTAATGTCTTTTTTAGTTCCACTGGATATTGTATAGATATGGTAAGATCCTGACGAGTTTTACTGTCGACCGATGATTCCATTTAAGCCTGCTGGGAGTTGGAGTAAATTTGTCCTAAAATGCTGACATTTGTTGGTATTTTCTGGCAGCTGCTAATAGAAGAGTTAACAGTTTGGAAAATTTTATTTAACAGGTTTGATAGCAAGAGATTTTGCCGAGATTGCCGAAGGAATGTTATCCGTGAATTCAAGGAGCTGAAGGAACTGAAACGCATTCGAAGGGAACCTCGTTGCACCAGTTGGTTCTGTGTTGCGGACTATGCTTTTCAATGCGAGGTCAGGGTGACTCCTCAATGTTGACCATGCATTAAATTGAGTGGCATATGGTTTAGAATTCCTATGAAGTTAATCTGGTTTCTCTTATTTGCAGGTATTTGAGGATTCCGTCATAGTTGATTGGCGCCAATCTATATCAGAGACAGATGGGTCTTATCATCACTTTGAATGGGCTATTGGGACAGATGAAGGACAATCCGATGTTTTTGGCTTTGAAAATGTTGGGATGAAGACCCAAGTCCAAAGAAGTGGGATTGATCTTGACCAATTTGAAGATTATTTCATAACTCTGAGAGCTTGGAAGCTTGATGGCCGCTATACGGAGATGTGTGTAAAAGCACATGCACTGAAGGGCCAATCTTGTGTTCATCACAGGCTGGTGCTGGGAGATGGTTTTGTGACAATTACAAAGGGTGAAAGTATCAGAAGTTTGTTTGAGCATGCTGAAGAGGCTGAGGAAGAGGATGTACGTGACATATCACTTATGGTAGCTTACATCTTTAGCTAAGATACGCTTAATTGAGAGCATTTGTAATACTAACTAATGAAAACATGAGCAGGAGGATGATGCCATGGAAAGGGATGAAAATGATCTTGACGGTGATGGCTCTCATCCGCAGAAGCATGCCAAGAGTCCTGAATTGGCAAGAGAATTTCTCTTGGATGCTGCTGCAGTGATATTCAAAGAACAGGTAATTGATTGTCAAATCGTCTCGAGAGTTATTGGAAGCAGTACCTGTATAATGAATGATTCTGATTGCACAAAGGACAAGAAATATATGTTTACAAATAAATTATGAATAACGTCTACCAAATTAAGGTGTCTTAGCAGTATATTCCAGCTTACTAGTTGATCTTCAGTAAGATACATTATTCCTTGGTTGCAATCTTACAAGGAAACTACAGTAACAGTGTAACACACCAGTTCTTATTATTCCTATGTGATTTGAAGACTTCTAGTGGTGTATGTCATCTGATTTCTTTACCTCAGTATAGAAGTAATAAATGTGTTCTCTTTCTGTTGATGAATGGATTGTTTTTAGGTGATTGATacgttttttttcttttgctttatttttATCTTACAAAGATTGAAACTTTAGTGGCTACTTGGGTTGATATATTTTTTACCTGCCACATACATAGCTTGTGGACAAGCTCTTTTCCTGCTATACTATTGGTGTGACTGTAGTCCACCAGCAACTATTCAGGATTTGTTGAGAAATTAGACACTCATACTCCAAGCATTAATTGTATACTAAATATTCTTTGCAGGTTGAGAAGGCTTTTAGAGAAGGCGCAGCCCAGCAAAATGCACAAAGTGTCTTTGTGTCTTTGGCACTCAAACTTCTGGAGGAGCGAGTGCATGTAGCATGCAAAGAAATCATTACATTGGAAAAACAGGTATGTGTTGTTTGTGCAAGTGCAAATAAATTTTGGGGAaggtagtttcatttgtatttgtgAATATCAATTTTGTGGACTCCTTGCAGAACAAGCTTCTCGAGGAAGAGGAGAAAGAGAAGCGTGAAGAACAAGAGCGTAGGATGAGGAGGAGAacaaaagagagagaaaagaagcACAGGAGAAAAGAGAGGCTGAAAGAGAAGGAAAGGGACAAGGGGAAAAGAGATGAGTTCAAAACATCAGACGACATTTCATCCTCAACTCTAAGCAACTCCTCGACATGTACTAACGACGAATCAGGAAATACTTTTGGCTCCAGAGCAGCTAGTGAAGAGGAAGATAATTCCACAGCTGTGGCTCTGTGCCACGCTGAGATTGAATCTTCATGCATAGAAATTGATGGACAAAACAATATAGACTGCTGCGATACAGTGACCAAATGTCCTCCAGTTAATAGCAGTGAACCTTTCACATCCCAGCAATCAAAACCATCACGAAGAAATCTGAGGTTGAGAAAGGACGTTCCTCAAGACCACTCCTCTTGTTGGTATGATGATGGCCGAGATGAATCTAGAAGTGTTGGCAATCTGCAGTGGCGATCAATGGAAAGGATGAGAAATGGTGATGGAAGTTGTAACTCGGTGTGTAGTACAAATAACAGAACAAGATATAGGCAAGACTACAATTCTTGCAGCTGTGATCATCAGGAAAGTTACAAAACAGAGGACAACTGTTTTTTGCCAACAGCTAGAGCAGGCAGGGAGATGAAGATGGCAAAGAAAACAGGAGTTGATAAGCCTTTAGTGCAGTACCGCCGTGTTGGTAGTACATACGAGAGAAATGCAATTCCAAAACAAGTATGGGAGAGAACGGATACTCGGAAAAAGACTGGCTTAAATGACACAGATAATATGTCAGGATCAGTTGACAATGTTGAGTCACCCAAACCAGTGGAATGTGATACTAGTGGATGTGAAAAGCTTGACACAGGATGTGAACCACTAGGCCAGGCTTCTGAAAGCTCCACTGATGTTTGTAAATCAGAAACAGATCAATCGTATGGACAACGCGAGGAAAATCAATCTGCTTGTTCGGATGGAACTCCTATGACGAATAAACAAATATGCCACTCAACAAATAATGAAGGTTCTAAGCCAGACGAAGAGCTCATGACGAACTCTGCCAGTTCTGATGGCTCATCTTCATGTATGAGCGAGGCAGATAGAGAAAGCAGTTCAAGCAGTGTGACGTCTTTGAGCGCTCATACTCCAGAATCATCATCATCTGACTCAGAGGAATCTTCGGAGAGAGTCAACATCATTACAGAAGCTCCATCAACAAGAACTGCTTCACGTTCTTTATTTGAGACGTGTGCAGGAAATGGTTTCAGAGAATACCACCCAAAAGCCACATGCCCGCCTCACAAAGACAGATTTGGATTCAGTGTACTCCCCTTCCAGAATCAGTCATCGCATCAGCAGAACATGCATGCACCACCTGCATATTCACCGACCACAATTGGGCCACACAGTCACTCGTGTGGTGCTCCAACAAATGGATACTTCCAGTATGGTCAGCCACCCAATTTCTTCTCTGGTCCAGTCGGATTCCGAGTACCTGGGAACGGACCTGCTGATTTCTCGGTGCAGTACAACAATGTACATCGCTACCCAGCTCCTGCTTTTAGTTGTATTCACCCCGAGCAAATTCTCAAGACAccggccagcttcagagtcatgCCTCCGCCTCCCCTTCCCCCTTACCGACATGGAACAGCGCCAACTGGTGGTCATCCTTATGGAGGCTTGAATCCAGACAGGCTTAATTCAATGTTGAAGCTGATGGGCCCGAAGGATGCTCCAGATGGTAACAAATTGCCTGACAAAAGTGCATCCTTCTCGTTGTTCCAATTCAACCTGCCGATAGCTCCGCAAGGCCCACCGTCACCCAAAGATGGTAAGAGTGGAGACTCCGTAGGAAGGATGCCGCCAATTGCTCCGGTTCAAGCGCAGCCATGCTCTAGAGAGCAGACAGATGTGAAGGAGTATAATCTGTTCTCCACCGATCAAAGCGGCTATTTCCCTTTATCCCGTTAAAAGCAACACACATGGGGGACGTGCTCTTCTCATTTTTACTGCCTACAACTGTATACGGTGAGTGATTGTATCAAGCGAACGAAATAAAGGATGTTTTGAGTGGTTTTTCTGTATGCTTACGTGCCTTCAGTTTTGGACTATAGGGCCGGGAACTATATCTTTTATACATTTTTTTCTTATATTTTCCCTTTGTGTGTATGAGAAGATAGTGTATTATGTAGCCTTTTTGATTTATAAACGAGGTAAATTTCCAATTCTCAGTAGTTCCTTTTTCAGAATGCTGATGCTGCCATGTGAATGAGTTGGTTCCTGTGTTCTTCTCTTTAATTTTTTTTCCAGCTGTTTTATCATCGCTTACTTATTATGCACGGGATGAAACTGCTGGCCGAGAACTATCCCGGTGATCACCTGGAACATGCAGCGTTATTAGGGATGTAAATGGGAAAAGTGAACTAAACGGGCCTGCGGTGCTGTTTATTGCGCCATTTACATCCCTAAGCGTTATGCCGGTGACCTTAGAGAAGTCGTTAGATCATCCCTGTGGCTGTGCCACAATTTGTCTTGGGTATCTCATGTGCTCTGTGGCGGCGCAGAAACGTATGCGCTGCTCACACCATGCTAATCTACAGTTATTTAGACAAAAGGTTCTAGATTAGCCCCGCACGAAGCCATCAACCTGGTAGGAATTACAGCACACCAACAGACCACAACGGCCAAACTGATGCGAAGGGGAAAGCTAACGACAACAAAAACCACTACGAGCATCCAAGAGTAGTCAAAACAACGAACAAAGCTTGAATGGTGATGCACTCCACACATTGGCACCAAGGAAGGCCATGGCAGATGCAGCAAAGCATGGCATAACCAATCATCACAGGGGTTTGAAGATCATGGTGTCTAGAACAGGATACCCTATCCCCTTGCCTTGGCTCGAAGGGTGCCGTACCATTGGAGTATAGAGACGCTCACCCAAGAGCAAGAAGGATGCCAACCTCAAAGCCAAAGCAGCCTCAGAGCGACCTCGATCCGGGCACACCTCGCCGACAGCACCAGTGCACCACTGCTGTCCAAGAAAGACCAAGTGGGACTGGAAAGCTTCCAGGAGCAATTGTCGTCGAAGGAGGCAGCAGGGTACCGAGGTGAACGAAGAGCAGCAAGCGAGCAAGGCAACCGACCACAATGGAAAACCGGGAGCCTTCGGCTTCCGCCACGCCACTGCTGCCGCGAAGGGGAACCCTATCCCCTTCCGCCTGCATTGAGGACGCCGCACCACCGGAACTGAGCAACGCGAGCCACCACCGGAGAGCCCCATCCATATACATGCCGACATCTTCTTGCATAAGCACTATGCCGGATGTGAGGATGGAATTGATGAATTAACACAAGCAAAACTGAAGTTGTGGCTCTCTGCAAATCTTGCTTCCAGGAAACGGGAAGAGAGAACGGACATCCCTACTAAAATAAGGGGGAGTAAATGATGGAGACTAAAAAAACGATTTAAGGTGGCATTGTCCACGGAGAAATCACCCCAAAGCCAAGTCACTATGGTATCTCCTACTACTGGTATGGCGCTAGCTAAGCTTGTAATTACTGTTGCTCCCCAAAAGCTCATCTGACCCCAAGGTGGTACATATCCTATAAAAGCTGTCACAATCATTAATAGGAATATGACAACTCCAAGACACCGAACAAATTCCCTAGGACTGCTATAACTCGCATGATATAGACCACGAAAAATATGAAGGTGAACCACAATGAGAAACATACTTGCCCCATTAGCATGCATAAAACGGAGCAACCAGCCCAACATCTCTCATAATGTGTTCTACGCTCCCTGTGTATTGCAATTGCAAGCCTTTGCTCTGTGCGGAGCAGGTAGTAGCACAGGTGCAAAGACACAGGGATGGCCTCGGTCAGATAGGTTAGGAAACAGATGCGAAGATAAGTAGATAAACACAATTAATCTTGCAATTTCCTGCGTATCTATGAACAAGCAGCTCGCTTAAACGTGATGTAGATGATACCAGTCTACATAATCTGTCTTACAAAACTGTTTCACCCTTGGAACAGCAGAACAGCAAGGTACAGCGACGACTCGTCAACGAACTCTGCCATTTCAAACTTGCTTCCATCTGCAGCCTTCTCCAGGGAAGACCTACTGGGCAAGTCCGCGAACAAAAGGTCCGGATTCTCCCTGCGGTGTTGCGCCAGGCTCTGCCTACCTTGATCCAAGAAGATGACAACTCTTGCACCTAGGCGAAACGAAAAGAAATCGGTCGAATTATACAGCTGAGCAATAAAAAGGTTTTGTGAACCCAAAGTATTTGCACAGAACTAAAACACACAAAACCTTGAGAATTCAAAGCTAAGGAGTTGTTTGGTTCATGACCAAAACAACCTGCAGTACCCTGATAAACGCCTGAAATTTGCCTGAACTCGAGGTGTGGCAAGGTTGAGGAGTTTTGTCTGGTGTCTTATTtgaataataataagaagaaTTGCATGCAGACGAATCTTACCAACCTGACTGTTATGTGTGAGGTTGTCACCAGACCGTGAGGCAAATTTATATGACAGTGAAGCACACGATATATACTACTAACTGAACTAACACACTGATATTATTTAAAGCTTTGACTGAATTCTCAGATGCAAAATATAATGAACATAATGCCATATGCATACTGCAAATCACCTGGAGGGAACTCAAGGTTACCCTTGTTTCCAACTGGAACTCTAAGTTGACTTTGCAGCACAAGATTAATCAAACAGAAGTAGGTGGCTGATTTAACTAATGAGTGCTGTGCATCTTGAAGTGGAATGAGCAGCATCCATCAACCAAAATCTGCTACTAACTTAAAGAGTTGCCTAATGACTCAGAGGGACTAAAATAACAAGAATATACTACCCTTCTGAAAAAAAGGTATGACAACATACTAATGGAAAAAGTTAGTGTGCGGTCCAATACATAATATATCTGTTCAATTAAATTCCTTCGATACTTTCCATGCAAACTAAATTGACAAACCATAAATAGTACTCATTCAACAATTTGTTATCACATCGCAATATAGGATACAGTACATAAACAAGTTTATCCAGGCAGTTCATGTAAATGGCAATGCAACATGTTAACTAATAACCCTCCGAACGAACGCAACATGAGAACCCTGGCTTTCTATGCCAAACAGCCAGCCCAAACGcgtaaggactaggtagcaccgA
This genomic window from Aegilops tauschii subsp. strangulata cultivar AL8/78 chromosome 4, Aet v6.0, whole genome shotgun sequence contains:
- the LOC109775690 gene encoding uncharacterized protein, which translates into the protein MAGVAAETAVASASGSGIWSRRRDEITFDRLQKFWNDLPPQARRELLKLDKQTLIEQARKNFYCSRCNGLLLENFKSLQQEVSDIDCLSSSGESKIRQQNGSQDPSVHPWGGLATTKDGILTLIDCFMKANSLRVLQNVFDNARLREREREMLYPDACGGGGRGWISQGMASYSRGYGTRETCALHTAHLSCNTLVNFWSALCDETRSSLLRMKEDDFIERLMFRFDSKRFCRDCRRNVIREFKELKELKRIRREPRCTSWFCVADYAFQCEVFEDSVIVDWRQSISETDGSYHHFEWAIGTDEGQSDVFGFENVGMKTQVQRSGIDLDQFEDYFITLRAWKLDGRYTEMCVKAHALKGQSCVHHRLVLGDGFVTITKGESIRSLFEHAEEAEEEDEDDAMERDENDLDGDGSHPQKHAKSPELAREFLLDAAAVIFKEQVEKAFREGAAQQNAQSVFVSLALKLLEERVHVACKEIITLEKQNKLLEEEEKEKREEQERRMRRRTKEREKKHRRKERLKEKERDKGKRDEFKTSDDISSSTLSNSSTCTNDESGNTFGSRAASEEEDNSTAVALCHAEIESSCIEIDGQNNIDCCDTVTKCPPVNSSEPFTSQQSKPSRRNLRLRKDVPQDHSSCWYDDGRDESRSVGNLQWRSMERMRNGDGSCNSVCSTNNRTRYRQDYNSCSCDHQESYKTEDNCFLPTARAGREMKMAKKTGVDKPLVQYRRVGSTYERNAIPKQVWERTDTRKKTGLNDTDNMSGSVDNVESPKPVECDTSGCEKLDTGCEPLGQASESSTDVCKSETDQSYGQREENQSACSDGTPMTNKQICHSTNNEGSKPDEELMTNSASSDGSSSCMSEADRESSSSSVTSLSAHTPESSSSDSEESSERVNIITEAPSTRTASRSLFETCAGNGFREYHPKATCPPHKDRFGFSVLPFQNQSSHQQNMHAPPAYSPTTIGPHSHSCGAPTNGYFQYGQPPNFFSGPVGFRVPGNGPADFSVQYNNVHRYPAPAFSCIHPEQILKTPASFRVMPPPPLPPYRHGTAPTGGHPYGGLNPDRLNSMLKLMGPKDAPDGNKLPDKSASFSLFQFNLPIAPQGPPSPKDGKSGDSVGRMPPIAPVQAQPCSREQTDVKEYNLFSTDQSGYFPLSR